From Methanomicrobiales archaeon HGW-Methanomicrobiales-1, a single genomic window includes:
- a CDS encoding Ni-sirohydrochlorin a,c-diamide synthase, producing the protein MKQILITGDRSGSGKTSITLALTALLAKNYRVQTFKVGMDYIDPSYLAAASGRPCRNLDSFALSTSQIHEIFSYGCRDADIALVEGVRGLYEGAEALSDVGSTAAIAKELDLPVILVVSAQSITRSAAALVKGFQAFDPKIRIAGVILNNVKGGSHKAKAVAAIEHYCGVPVIGAIPRMDEMQLTMRHLGLVPYREGAGKGDFDTRIRTITDKIGQYVDLDWLLSLMKETNVPLQPSSAFERTTESDVTIGIAFDEAFNFYYADLFDVLRSLGAEPVMFSPVHDNLPRADGYIIGGGYPELYARELEANKAMRDAIRAASANGTPIYAECGGLMYLTDRIVLQAGWQGSTENRQYAMCGVFSGETRMPARRVVSYVTGTSDADSPVGAAQFHGHEFHHSDVVLSTGTRYAYRLNRGIGIQDNLDGAVISNTLGSYTHLHPVGSKGMLEHFVRICRKKT; encoded by the coding sequence ATGAAACAGATCCTTATCACGGGTGATCGATCCGGCAGTGGCAAGACCAGTATCACGCTTGCCCTCACCGCGCTTCTCGCAAAAAATTACCGCGTCCAGACGTTTAAAGTGGGAATGGATTATATCGATCCATCTTACCTCGCGGCGGCTTCCGGTCGGCCATGCCGGAACCTTGACAGTTTTGCCCTCTCAACCAGCCAGATTCATGAAATTTTCTCGTACGGCTGTCGGGATGCCGATATTGCTCTTGTCGAAGGTGTTCGAGGGCTTTACGAGGGAGCAGAAGCGCTGAGCGATGTAGGAAGTACCGCAGCAATCGCAAAGGAACTCGATCTTCCGGTAATCTTGGTGGTATCAGCACAGAGCATTACCCGCAGTGCAGCGGCTCTCGTGAAAGGTTTCCAGGCATTTGACCCGAAGATACGGATTGCAGGGGTCATTCTCAACAATGTAAAAGGCGGTTCCCACAAGGCAAAAGCGGTGGCTGCCATTGAGCATTACTGCGGGGTGCCGGTCATTGGTGCAATCCCCCGTATGGACGAGATGCAGCTGACCATGCGCCACCTGGGACTCGTACCTTATCGTGAAGGTGCCGGAAAAGGGGATTTCGATACGCGGATTCGCACGATCACTGATAAGATCGGGCAATACGTGGATCTTGACTGGCTGCTCTCCCTGATGAAAGAAACGAATGTTCCTTTGCAGCCTTCGTCGGCATTCGAAAGAACTACGGAATCTGATGTAACGATTGGCATCGCCTTCGATGAAGCGTTCAATTTTTACTATGCCGATCTCTTTGATGTGCTTCGCTCGCTGGGTGCAGAACCCGTGATGTTCAGTCCCGTTCATGACAATCTTCCACGGGCCGATGGTTACATCATTGGTGGCGGATACCCGGAACTCTATGCCCGGGAACTGGAAGCCAACAAGGCTATGCGGGATGCTATCCGTGCAGCATCAGCCAATGGGACTCCGATTTATGCAGAATGCGGGGGGCTGATGTATCTTACCGACCGCATTGTCCTGCAGGCCGGCTGGCAGGGATCAACTGAAAACCGGCAGTATGCAATGTGCGGGGTTTTTTCCGGGGAGACCCGGATGCCTGCCCGCAGAGTGGTTAGTTATGTGACCGGTACGAGCGATGCGGACTCTCCTGTTGGCGCAGCGCAATTTCATGGGCATGAATTCCATCATTCTGATGTTGTCCTGTCAACCGGTACCCGATACGCGTACCGTCTTAACCGGGGTATCGGTATCCAGGATAATCTCGATGGCGCTGTAATCAGCAACACGCTGGGCAGTTACACCCACCTGCACCCGGTGGGGAGTAAGGGCATGCTCGAACATTTTGTCCGTATCTGTCGGAAGAAAACCTGA
- a CDS encoding branched-chain amino acid aminotransferase: MIIYYDGKFLPDDQAKVSVFDHGFLYGDGVFEGIRAYNGRIFRLKEHLDRLYDSAKTIDIHPPISKEEMTEAICETLRKNNLKDAYIRPIITRGVGDLGLDPRKCPKSSVIIIAVTWGAMYGDLYEKGLKGVTVSVRRNPAESLPPNVKSLNYLNNILAKIEANYKGGDEAIFFDTNGYLSEGSGDNLYVVKNGEIITPPTLNNLRGITRQVLIECAKSLGISVKEQNMGYFDLYTADEIICTGTAAEVAPITWVDGRTIGSGKPGPVTRQLMEAFKSVTATEGYPINKK; the protein is encoded by the coding sequence ATGATCATCTATTATGATGGGAAATTTCTGCCGGATGACCAGGCAAAAGTCTCTGTTTTTGATCACGGATTCCTGTACGGGGATGGTGTGTTTGAAGGTATCCGTGCCTATAACGGCAGGATATTTCGTTTAAAGGAACATCTCGACCGTCTTTACGATTCGGCAAAAACCATTGATATCCATCCCCCGATATCAAAAGAGGAGATGACTGAAGCGATCTGTGAGACCCTACGTAAAAATAACTTAAAAGATGCATACATCCGCCCGATCATCACCCGGGGTGTCGGGGATCTTGGTCTTGACCCGCGCAAATGTCCCAAATCATCCGTGATAATTATCGCAGTCACCTGGGGTGCGATGTATGGCGACCTGTACGAGAAAGGATTGAAAGGTGTCACCGTTTCTGTGCGGCGCAATCCTGCAGAATCCCTGCCCCCGAATGTCAAGAGTCTCAATTACTTAAACAACATCCTTGCAAAGATCGAGGCGAATTACAAAGGAGGAGATGAGGCAATTTTCTTTGACACGAATGGTTACCTGTCAGAAGGGTCCGGTGATAATCTCTATGTAGTGAAGAATGGTGAGATTATCACCCCCCCCACGCTTAACAATCTTCGTGGAATTACCCGGCAGGTCCTTATTGAATGTGCCAAATCACTGGGTATTAGTGTGAAAGAACAGAATATGGGGTATTTTGATCTTTATACTGCAGATGAGATAATCTGTACGGGCACCGCAGCTGAAGTAGCACCAATTACCTGGGTGGACGGGCGAACAATTGGCAGTGGCAAACCCGGGCCGGTTACCCGGCAGCTTATGGAAGCGTTCAAATCTGTGACTGCAACTGAAGGTTATCCCATCAATAAAAAATAA
- a CDS encoding cobyrinic acid a,c-diamide synthase: MKIAISGKGGVGKTFIAGSLASYFARHGHSVLAIDTDPSPNLAMTLGLTPEETSRIVPIAENEQLIKLKTSTEFSGVFRLTFSVDDIIEKYSVRTPAGPALMVMGTVRAMGAGCTCPANSLVKALLRHLVVERNEVVILDMEAGIEHLGRGTAEHVDVLLVIADANRKSLEIAGTICRLARNSAIKKVCIIGNRIADARQEAAVWTFAEKNGIEVLALIPFDKLVADAGMTGEPIGYDNSAALQAIGNLAKTMVSMNHG; encoded by the coding sequence ATGAAAATCGCGATTTCCGGAAAAGGGGGTGTTGGCAAGACCTTTATTGCGGGAAGCCTGGCCTCGTATTTTGCCCGGCATGGTCATTCTGTTCTTGCAATCGATACCGATCCCTCCCCCAATCTTGCCATGACCCTGGGGCTCACTCCTGAAGAGACATCCCGTATTGTTCCCATTGCAGAAAATGAACAATTGATCAAGCTCAAGACCAGCACAGAATTCTCCGGGGTATTCCGCCTCACGTTCTCGGTCGATGATATTATAGAAAAATACTCGGTTCGAACTCCCGCCGGTCCTGCGCTCATGGTGATGGGAACTGTCCGTGCGATGGGAGCGGGATGTACCTGCCCGGCAAATTCGCTGGTAAAAGCCCTGTTGCGCCACCTGGTAGTGGAGCGTAATGAAGTAGTGATTCTTGATATGGAAGCGGGTATTGAGCATCTCGGGAGAGGTACGGCAGAGCATGTCGATGTCCTGCTCGTGATCGCAGACGCGAACCGGAAGTCGCTTGAAATTGCCGGAACTATCTGCAGGCTTGCCCGGAATTCAGCGATTAAAAAGGTCTGTATTATTGGAAACCGGATTGCGGATGCCCGGCAGGAGGCGGCCGTATGGACATTTGCAGAAAAAAATGGCATTGAGGTACTTGCCCTGATCCCGTTTGACAAGCTTGTAGCTGATGCAGGAATGACCGGAGAGCCCATCGGGTATGACAATTCTGCCGCACTCCAGGCAATTGGTAATCTTGCAAAAACCATGGTGAGTATGAATCATGGATAA
- a CDS encoding serine--tRNA ligase, which yields MLDIRFVRANPDAIKADLKKRNDMEKLPWVDELLKKDARSRELKGETDVLRQRRNTIAREINAARKAGQDATVLMAEAAALPQKIKDCDAEQEENATTIRSYLMRLPNILHESVPVGKDDTENVEIKRVGTPRTFDFEIRNHGQLAADMGWADFERATKTSGAGFYFLKGSLVLLDMALQRYAIDLLAQKGYIPVIPPYMINRSSYEGVTDLGDFEKVMYKIDGNDAYLIATSEHPIGAMYQDEIFEEKDLPLRLAGISPCFRREIGAHGLDTKGLFRVHQFTKVEQFVFCKSEDSWKIHEELLANAEEIYLNLGLPYHVVNICTGDIGTVAAKKYDIEVWMPRENAYKEVVSCSNCTSYQAVRLNIKVRDKSEFEIKYHIHTLNSTAIATSRVMRAILENYQEPDGRVMIPPVLRPYMNDQEYL from the coding sequence ATGCTTGATATCAGGTTCGTTAGGGCAAATCCGGATGCGATCAAAGCCGATCTCAAAAAACGCAACGACATGGAGAAACTTCCGTGGGTTGACGAACTGCTCAAAAAAGATGCCCGGTCGCGTGAACTCAAGGGAGAGACCGATGTGCTGCGCCAGCGACGCAATACCATTGCCCGCGAGATCAATGCCGCACGAAAAGCCGGCCAGGATGCAACGGTCCTGATGGCAGAAGCTGCAGCTCTTCCCCAGAAGATCAAGGACTGCGATGCCGAACAGGAAGAGAACGCGACAACGATCCGTTCGTACCTGATGCGCCTTCCCAATATCCTGCATGAAAGTGTACCTGTCGGGAAAGATGATACTGAAAATGTCGAGATAAAGCGGGTTGGGACCCCCCGTACTTTTGACTTTGAGATCCGGAACCACGGCCAGCTTGCCGCTGACATGGGCTGGGCGGATTTCGAGCGGGCAACAAAAACATCGGGTGCTGGCTTTTATTTCTTGAAAGGCAGTCTTGTCCTGCTCGATATGGCACTCCAGCGCTATGCCATTGACCTGCTGGCACAGAAAGGATACATCCCGGTCATTCCCCCCTACATGATCAACCGCTCTTCCTACGAAGGCGTCACGGATCTCGGGGATTTTGAGAAGGTGATGTACAAGATTGACGGCAATGATGCCTATCTCATTGCCACCAGCGAGCACCCTATCGGTGCCATGTACCAGGATGAGATCTTTGAGGAAAAAGATCTCCCGTTGCGGCTCGCCGGCATCTCCCCGTGTTTCCGGCGCGAGATCGGTGCGCACGGTCTTGATACCAAAGGCCTGTTCCGGGTCCACCAGTTTACCAAAGTGGAGCAGTTTGTTTTCTGCAAATCTGAAGATTCATGGAAGATCCATGAAGAACTGCTTGCCAATGCAGAGGAAATTTACCTGAACCTGGGACTTCCGTATCATGTTGTCAATATATGCACTGGCGATATCGGTACAGTTGCAGCCAAAAAATATGACATTGAGGTCTGGATGCCCCGGGAAAATGCCTACAAAGAGGTAGTCTCCTGTTCAAACTGCACTTCGTACCAGGCAGTACGCCTTAATATCAAGGTCCGTGACAAGAGCGAATTTGAGATTAAATATCATATACACACGCTCAATTCAACAGCAATTGCCACTTCGCGCGTCATGCGTGCAATTCTTGAGAATTACCAGGAGCCCGATGGGCGTGTCATGATCCCGCCGGTACTACGTCCCTATATGAATGACCAGGAATATCTCTGA
- a CDS encoding Ni-sirohydrochlorin a,c-diamide reductive cyclase catalytic subunit, giving the protein MKYMHPRPSSIVAALYTARDLEADVAILHGPSGCSFKHARLLEEDGLRVLTTSLADNEFIFGGQASLENVLRYAEDNFAPKRMVVVGTCVSMIIGEDLQSAIDGSGITTPTIAVDIHAGFLENIAGVLATLEAAQLAGWITEEELTRQQFLMQKANEVERVRGAASKSYIEPSRGDMKHVAAQRLQQCARSGAKGIAILNAKKETAYMFADELIALHDKCPDADITYIVNLDQRGLPKVRADAARILDEMKKRGLKVELLGALDEYGANGDALGKRIREIAPSFALIAGVPHAIPQEYTTGIECFSITNGPRQVEPLRDLGHQHVMVEIDLHPKTLGVRDIVESEFGAVLRSL; this is encoded by the coding sequence ATGAAGTACATGCACCCCCGCCCCAGTTCGATCGTTGCTGCGCTCTATACCGCTCGCGATCTTGAAGCCGATGTCGCGATCCTGCACGGCCCGTCAGGATGTTCATTCAAGCACGCACGTCTTTTGGAAGAAGATGGCCTGCGGGTGCTCACCACCTCTCTTGCGGATAATGAGTTCATATTCGGGGGCCAGGCATCGCTTGAGAATGTTTTGCGGTATGCCGAAGATAATTTCGCACCAAAGCGGATGGTTGTGGTCGGCACCTGTGTCTCCATGATTATCGGGGAAGACCTTCAGTCCGCTATTGACGGATCTGGTATCACCACCCCGACTATCGCAGTCGATATTCATGCAGGATTTTTGGAAAATATCGCGGGTGTGCTAGCCACGCTCGAAGCTGCGCAACTGGCCGGCTGGATAACTGAAGAGGAACTCACCCGCCAGCAGTTCCTGATGCAGAAAGCCAACGAGGTTGAGCGCGTCCGGGGTGCAGCCAGCAAGTCATACATAGAACCATCCCGTGGCGACATGAAACACGTGGCAGCACAGCGACTACAACAATGCGCACGGAGTGGGGCAAAGGGAATTGCGATCTTAAATGCAAAGAAAGAGACCGCATACATGTTTGCCGATGAACTGATCGCTCTCCACGATAAGTGTCCTGATGCAGATATTACCTATATTGTCAATCTCGACCAGCGGGGACTGCCTAAAGTGCGGGCCGATGCTGCACGGATTCTTGACGAGATGAAAAAACGGGGCCTGAAGGTAGAATTACTCGGTGCCCTGGATGAGTACGGCGCGAATGGCGATGCACTCGGAAAACGCATTCGGGAAATAGCACCGTCATTTGCATTGATTGCCGGTGTGCCTCATGCCATTCCTCAGGAATATACAACGGGAATTGAGTGTTTCTCCATCACCAACGGCCCCCGACAGGTAGAACCGCTCCGGGATCTTGGTCACCAGCACGTGATGGTCGAAATAGACCTCCACCCCAAGACGCTGGGTGTCCGCGACATTGTTGAGAGCGAATTCGGGGCGGTTCTCCGGAGCTTGTAG